In the genome of Pseudomonadota bacterium, one region contains:
- a CDS encoding DUF3298/DUF4163 domain-containing protein, which produces MTRRTVTCCWLAAVCAIAAMLALPPSAAGAPKIEKKTMVRSEPNVYSAELEIFEITRASAAQKRINDAIGDHARREIEEFAAMAHKSEARKPRPWALSGSYTVRYQSERWLSVLTGIAEDTGAAHPNHSISTWLFDMRTGAELPLGRLFKPDAPYLQLLSGICRKHLLARDDLKGDSRWVKTGTAPTQECFRAFVLDGRNLVVTFPPYQVGPYALGEVDVKIPYAELKAVASPDGPLLTP; this is translated from the coding sequence GTGACCCGCCGAACCGTGACCTGCTGCTGGCTGGCCGCCGTGTGCGCCATCGCGGCGATGCTGGCCCTTCCCCCCTCCGCTGCGGGGGCACCGAAGATCGAGAAGAAGACCATGGTGCGCTCCGAGCCGAACGTCTACAGCGCTGAGCTCGAGATCTTCGAGATCACGCGGGCATCTGCCGCGCAGAAACGCATCAACGACGCCATCGGTGACCATGCGCGGCGCGAGATCGAAGAGTTCGCCGCCATGGCGCACAAGAGCGAGGCCCGCAAGCCTCGTCCGTGGGCGCTCAGCGGCAGCTACACGGTGCGCTACCAGAGCGAGCGCTGGCTGTCGGTGCTCACGGGAATCGCGGAAGACACGGGCGCGGCCCATCCCAACCACTCGATCTCGACATGGCTCTTCGACATGCGCACGGGCGCCGAGCTTCCCCTGGGCCGTCTCTTCAAGCCGGACGCCCCCTACCTCCAGCTGCTGAGCGGCATCTGCCGCAAGCACCTGCTCGCACGCGATGACCTCAAGGGCGACAGCCGCTGGGTAAAGACAGGAACCGCCCCCACGCAGGAGTGCTTTCGCGCCTTCGTGCTCGATGGTCGCAACCTGGTGGTCACCTTCCCGCCCTATCAGGTCGGCCCGTACGCGCTGGGCGAGGTCGATGTGAAGATCCCGTATGCAGAGCTGAAGGCCGTGGCCTCGCCCGACGGCCCGCTGCTCACCCCCTGA
- a CDS encoding LLM class flavin-dependent oxidoreductase, translating into MMQIGIAIPQTHPDGQRIERYLRRAEALGFDAAWTIEQVVGTMPISEAVVTLAHAAAVTRRMSLGVSVLLAAQREPVHLAKMLSSIDVLSNGRLIVGVGLGQSSRLYGAFGLDDRGRAARFEQNLEIMRRLWTEPRVTYEGRFARLRNVAMEPKPQRCPPIWFGGHAAPALRRAVERGDGFMGAGSTPTGVFLDELATVRSMVGARRDFVIAKRLYVSCDDDLPAIRAWFGAFYGAPDLADKVAVWGSAQAVADAVRRLRDAGVNHVLLHPVTREEHQLECLAAQVLSQR; encoded by the coding sequence ATGATGCAGATCGGCATCGCCATTCCGCAGACGCACCCTGATGGGCAGCGCATCGAGCGATACCTGCGGCGGGCCGAGGCGCTGGGGTTCGATGCCGCCTGGACCATCGAGCAGGTCGTGGGCACCATGCCCATCTCCGAGGCGGTGGTGACCCTCGCCCACGCCGCCGCTGTGACGCGGCGCATGAGCCTGGGCGTGTCGGTGCTGCTGGCCGCGCAGCGCGAGCCCGTGCACCTGGCGAAGATGCTCTCGAGCATCGATGTGCTCAGCAACGGGCGTCTCATCGTGGGGGTGGGGCTGGGGCAGTCGAGTCGCCTCTACGGCGCCTTTGGCCTTGACGATCGTGGGCGCGCGGCGCGGTTCGAGCAGAACCTCGAGATCATGCGGCGCCTGTGGACCGAGCCCCGGGTCACCTACGAGGGGCGCTTCGCGCGGTTGCGCAATGTGGCCATGGAGCCGAAGCCGCAACGCTGCCCTCCGATCTGGTTCGGCGGACACGCCGCTCCCGCGCTTCGGCGCGCGGTGGAGCGCGGCGATGGGTTCATGGGCGCGGGGTCGACGCCCACGGGCGTGTTCCTCGACGAGCTGGCCACCGTGCGCTCGATGGTGGGCGCGCGGCGCGATTTCGTCATCGCAAAGCGACTCTACGTCTCGTGCGATGATGATCTGCCGGCCATTCGCGCCTGGTTCGGCGCGTTCTATGGCGCCCCCGATCTCGCCGACAAGGTGGCGGTGTGGGGGTCGGCGCAGGCCGTGGCCGACGCGGTGAGACGCCTCCGGGACGCGGGGGTGAATCACGTGCTGCTGCACCCGGTCACCCGCGAGGAGCATCAGCTCGAGTGCCTTGCGGCACAGGTGCTTTCGCAGCGATGA